Proteins found in one Candidatus Binatia bacterium genomic segment:
- a CDS encoding TIGR00730 family Rossman fold protein, whose product MRSVCVFCGSSPGAEPAYREAARRTGELLAARGLTLVYGGGGVGLMGVLADAVLLAGGHAIGVIPEALAAREVAHTGLPDLRIVGSMHERKALMAALADGFVALPGGLGTFEELFEIVTWGQLGLHGKPCGLVNTKGYYDRLVAFLDHAVEARFVRPEHRALILVESEPTALLDRFAGFVAPKLEKWIDRDTT is encoded by the coding sequence ATGCGAAGTGTGTGCGTTTTCTGCGGGTCGAGTCCCGGCGCCGAGCCGGCTTATCGCGAGGCGGCGCGGCGAACCGGCGAACTTCTCGCGGCGCGTGGGCTGACGCTCGTGTACGGTGGCGGCGGAGTGGGGCTGATGGGCGTGCTCGCCGACGCGGTGTTGTTGGCGGGTGGGCACGCGATCGGGGTGATTCCCGAGGCGCTTGCGGCCAGGGAAGTTGCGCACACGGGTTTGCCCGACCTGCGCATCGTCGGCTCGATGCACGAACGCAAGGCGCTGATGGCGGCGCTTGCCGATGGCTTCGTGGCGTTGCCCGGCGGGTTGGGGACGTTCGAGGAGCTATTCGAGATCGTGACCTGGGGGCAACTGGGTTTGCACGGCAAGCCGTGCGGGTTGGTCAACACGAAGGGGTACTACGATCGTCTGGTTGCTTTCCTCGACCACGCGGTGGAGGCGCGCTTCGTGCGACCGGAACACCGCGCGCTCATTCTGGTGGAGTCGGAACCGACGGCTTTGCTCGATCGCTTCGCCGGTTTTGTAGCGCCGAAGTTGGAGAAGTGGATCGATCGGGACACGACGTAG
- a CDS encoding FAD-dependent oxidoreductase translates to MTAFIDEPARRTPVYATTQVLVVGGGAAGVAAAVAAARNGADTMLVERHGALGGLATGGLVILLLTLDDGAGRQVIGGICQEVTERLAARGAAHFPPPGEWNVADPALVERYRRWGLVWGSAPHRVRYSVAFDPEEFRFALNTMCEESGVRLLLHAWGCEAIRDNQRLRGVVFQSKAGRFAVLADVVIDTTGDGDVFASAGVPFALEKVLPWLWFRMGGIADVDAAIDAGAWCFKTVNAGQALLPWGATDRVVRKIDATNPADLTLAELECRKKVMEAADELRRTVPQFAAAHICEIARDLGITESRRLTGRYVLQRDDIDRTFDDAIAITGNWTKYDARYRIPYRCLLTAEFANLLVAGRCISVDHRVHHATKEIPSCMATGEAAGTAAALAVASGTTPGDLDVVALRARLQARGAIV, encoded by the coding sequence ATGACGGCGTTCATCGATGAGCCGGCGCGGCGCACGCCGGTCTATGCCACCACGCAGGTACTCGTGGTCGGCGGCGGCGCTGCCGGCGTTGCCGCCGCGGTTGCCGCTGCCCGTAACGGCGCCGACACCATGCTCGTCGAACGCCACGGCGCTCTCGGCGGGCTCGCCACCGGCGGACTCGTTATTCTGCTCCTCACCCTCGACGACGGTGCCGGCCGCCAGGTAATCGGCGGAATCTGCCAGGAAGTCACCGAACGCCTCGCCGCCCGCGGCGCAGCGCATTTTCCACCGCCCGGGGAATGGAACGTCGCGGACCCCGCACTCGTCGAGCGCTACCGGCGCTGGGGACTCGTCTGGGGCTCCGCCCCGCATCGGGTTCGCTACTCCGTTGCCTTCGACCCCGAGGAGTTCCGCTTCGCACTCAACACCATGTGCGAAGAAAGCGGTGTCCGACTGCTGTTGCACGCGTGGGGCTGCGAAGCGATTCGCGACAACCAACGCTTACGCGGCGTCGTCTTCCAGAGCAAAGCCGGCCGCTTCGCCGTGCTTGCCGACGTGGTCATCGACACCACCGGCGACGGCGACGTGTTCGCCTCGGCCGGCGTACCGTTCGCGCTCGAAAAGGTACTGCCGTGGCTCTGGTTCCGCATGGGCGGCATCGCCGACGTCGACGCCGCCATCGACGCCGGCGCCTGGTGCTTCAAGACGGTAAATGCCGGTCAGGCTCTACTGCCGTGGGGCGCCACGGACCGGGTCGTCAGGAAGATCGACGCCACCAACCCGGCCGATCTGACCCTCGCCGAGTTGGAATGCCGCAAGAAAGTAATGGAAGCCGCCGACGAGCTACGGCGCACGGTACCGCAATTCGCCGCGGCCCATATCTGCGAGATTGCCCGCGACCTCGGCATCACCGAAAGCCGCCGCCTCACCGGCCGCTACGTCCTGCAACGCGACGACATCGATCGTACCTTCGACGACGCCATCGCCATCACCGGGAACTGGACCAAGTACGACGCCCGCTACCGGATTCCGTACCGCTGCTTGCTTACCGCCGAATTCGCCAACCTCCTCGTGGCGGGGCGCTGCATCTCGGTGGATCACCGGGTCCACCACGCCACCAAGGAGATCCCGTCGTGCATGGCTACCGGCGAAGCCGCCGGCACCGCGGCCGCCCTTGCCGTCGCCTCCGGCACCACGCCCGGCGACCTCGACGTGGTCGCTCTGCGGGCCCGCCTGCAAGCGCGCGGCGCCATCGTCTGA
- a CDS encoding nucleotidyltransferase domain-containing protein: MTPTAGRLGRVAIDEIEGALRRALAAWPAIRAAWLFGSVATDSAGPLSDVDIAVLGVGALSFDERARLAVDLGRAIGSSCDVVAVEQASPVLGMAIVETGRRFLCRDERAADAWEDAALRRYLDTAELRRIVYGYVHEDLHAVR, from the coding sequence ATGACACCCACTGCAGGGCGGCTGGGCCGCGTGGCGATCGATGAAATAGAAGGCGCGCTGCGCCGCGCGCTCGCTGCGTGGCCGGCGATACGCGCCGCGTGGCTCTTCGGGTCGGTCGCGACCGACAGCGCCGGGCCGCTTTCCGACGTCGACATCGCGGTCCTGGGCGTGGGAGCACTGTCGTTCGACGAACGTGCGCGCCTGGCGGTCGACCTCGGCCGCGCGATCGGGAGCTCCTGCGATGTCGTCGCCGTGGAGCAGGCGTCGCCGGTCCTCGGGATGGCAATCGTGGAGACGGGCCGGCGCTTTCTTTGCCGCGACGAGCGCGCGGCCGACGCGTGGGAGGACGCCGCACTGCGGCGCTACCTCGACACCGCCGAACTGCGGCGCATCGTCTACGGCTACGTACACGAGGATTTGCACGCCGTCCGATGA
- a CDS encoding DUF86 domain-containing protein, whose product MTLRPDTVRERLAMVRTNLAELAAISTLPRERFLADRREQWATAYALQTTVQALLDAGAHILSGRFKESPREYGEIVPLLTRHGVLDAALGERLCRVAGFRNVLVHEYAAVDYALVYDKLGQLDELRRFAAALDAWLTAEGL is encoded by the coding sequence ATGACCCTGCGGCCCGATACGGTGCGCGAGCGGCTCGCCATGGTGCGCACAAACCTCGCCGAGCTGGCGGCGATTTCGACGTTGCCACGCGAGCGCTTTCTCGCCGATCGCCGGGAACAATGGGCTACGGCCTACGCGCTGCAGACCACCGTCCAGGCCTTGCTCGATGCCGGCGCACACATCCTCAGTGGACGGTTCAAGGAAAGCCCGCGCGAGTACGGAGAGATCGTTCCGTTGCTGACCCGCCACGGGGTTCTCGACGCCGCGTTGGGCGAGCGACTGTGCAGGGTCGCTGGATTCCGCAACGTGCTGGTGCACGAGTACGCCGCGGTCGACTACGCGCTGGTGTACGATAAACTCGGTCAACTCGACGAGCTTCGTCGGTTCGCGGCCGCGCTCGACGCGTGGTTGACGGCCGAGGGGCTCTGA
- a CDS encoding putative glycoside hydrolase — protein MPRIRTRHLICGWSVLVVGVSALCLAGAVVGVASPVRAAPRPLPDTTEGIHVFNDQLLNLTPGRIAFAVSHYAGTQKMTRADADALRAVDPDFVILHYRLALGLGYRATAGACSPTGEYIYIIDTSWVREWPDDATLQDSWFYLVDGSRVYGCGWGWYLVDLDDPAWRTWWSDAVLGQLAANDDDGLFADTFSVPNYLGGDTFDPPLPAYDPAFEAEWTARMERFMTYLQGRLGGNYYLIPNVGQWVTSRDTVDYSLADGVMIEGFGYDTLAAFGADDWKLQLDRVLGLVRLGRAVLGQAYEVDNVNDRLFTLGSYLLVKGTRTYVNLDTGLTPEWWPEYEIPIGTPTTPLPTRIDDLYDAPYGVHVREYTNGRVLVNSGNSARSVPLGETLYRADPSGGGTVPSSGVLPSSWMVNYTAVSTVVVPARGAVIVVRDPTGTSPSATPAPTATATPTVPPTATRTPTPLPAATIGGTIRYHATDAPVPDTGVALTGPTSTTVTTDAAGAYTASAVTGDTWTLTPEKTGGAVDAVSALDAVYVLQAAVGLRVFDAMQTLACDVSGNGALSSYDAALILQYVVGLLPRLPVAERCASDWAFVPNPAPAPNQRTISPVNTTTTCQRGAIAYEPLAGSVAAQDFRAVLYGDCTGNWQPPAATPTATATASPSPTVTRTATPTASGTDTPTATPTFVGTPGASVVTERWGAHSSATHIGTAMDMSLNELQPTWSANNGSTIIVGEPTGGRHWGLVRFDLGALGSTTVVRSARLRLALFAHSEPRDLWLPAYPVVDPDGRGLWSESAATFAQRRPGVPWSAQGNLATSVGAEVGRAYVGNLPQWNTTWVEWDVTDAVRQWVINPAANQGLALPAPSGALFESASRENGDASTRPYLEIAYEGPNPNRPAQVTGAGATHRSGQTFVTWNEQSAGGAEVRYRVYRSTQPIDAATIDQATLLAEVEPDSGAYVHETSGCSNGSGCSPIGQQRFVIADDGSPLPVGVGLFVHTVHDGGPGYYAVTRVVDGNENRDDFGANRVDALPEGEATPRPVRVWTNATGTGWVFTQFMDHAVWNAQVEGYAYNFYVGVPAGYSAAGPAWPLMMQLHAYTGTYRLPASPGTGGTDYGWPIVQVFPDDRTNTWWFGFGANAAHVDRRLADAPVVDYTHRRLDAILDFVAGNWNVDANRQYLFGGSMGGSGTVNYGLRRGDRFAAIYAESAMTDFAQAGAAGGTAWETGGITALWGTRAQALPTTHGMSVWDWYDLQSWVSANPAAALPFLADHHGRNDDVIDWETQGAPWYPALEAGRHGMVGVFDASGHSWPGFVADSTVFQLTDFAFRRDESFPAFSRAANSDDPAVTTGCRNCRLEWSSSWLDFAGPPLDMPARYEIVLRTTNGANTTVDVTPRRLQQFVVAAGASYAWEHRRLADDALLGGGTAVADGDGLLTVSDVPVLAAGTRLVIVPAGG, from the coding sequence ATGCCCCGGATTCGCACCCGGCACCTGATATGCGGGTGGTCCGTACTGGTTGTCGGCGTCAGCGCCCTCTGCCTCGCTGGCGCCGTGGTGGGCGTGGCGTCGCCCGTGCGTGCGGCGCCGCGCCCGCTGCCCGACACCACCGAGGGCATCCACGTCTTCAACGACCAGCTCCTTAACCTCACTCCGGGTCGCATCGCCTTCGCGGTTTCGCATTACGCCGGCACACAGAAAATGACGCGGGCCGACGCTGACGCCTTGCGCGCCGTCGATCCCGATTTCGTCATCCTGCATTATCGGCTCGCGCTCGGCCTCGGCTATCGCGCCACCGCCGGCGCCTGCTCGCCGACCGGGGAATACATCTACATCATCGACACCTCCTGGGTGCGGGAATGGCCGGACGACGCGACCCTGCAGGACTCGTGGTTCTACCTCGTCGACGGCAGCCGCGTGTACGGGTGCGGTTGGGGCTGGTACCTGGTCGACCTCGACGATCCGGCGTGGCGCACGTGGTGGTCGGACGCCGTGCTCGGCCAACTGGCCGCCAACGACGACGACGGCCTGTTCGCCGACACCTTCAGCGTGCCCAACTACCTCGGCGGCGACACCTTCGATCCGCCGCTGCCGGCGTACGATCCGGCCTTCGAGGCGGAGTGGACCGCGCGCATGGAGCGCTTCATGACCTACCTGCAGGGTCGCCTCGGCGGCAACTACTACCTGATTCCCAACGTGGGACAATGGGTTACCAGTCGCGATACGGTCGACTACTCCCTCGCCGACGGCGTCATGATCGAGGGCTTCGGCTACGACACTCTCGCCGCCTTCGGTGCCGACGACTGGAAGCTGCAGCTCGATCGGGTCCTCGGCCTTGTTCGTCTCGGGCGCGCCGTGCTCGGCCAAGCCTACGAAGTCGATAACGTGAACGATCGGCTCTTCACCCTCGGCAGTTACCTGCTCGTCAAGGGCACGCGCACCTATGTCAATCTCGATACCGGTCTGACGCCCGAATGGTGGCCGGAGTACGAAATCCCGATCGGCACCCCGACCACGCCCCTGCCGACCCGCATCGACGATCTCTACGATGCCCCCTACGGCGTCCACGTGCGCGAGTACACCAACGGCCGCGTTCTGGTGAATTCCGGCAACTCGGCCAGATCGGTGCCTCTCGGCGAAACCCTCTACCGGGCCGACCCGTCGGGTGGCGGCACCGTACCGTCGAGCGGCGTGCTCCCTTCCTCCTGGATGGTGAACTACACGGCGGTCAGCACCGTCGTCGTGCCGGCTCGCGGCGCGGTCATCGTCGTCCGCGATCCGACGGGCACCTCGCCGTCGGCAACGCCGGCGCCGACCGCCACGGCGACGCCGACCGTCCCGCCCACCGCCACCCGAACCCCGACGCCGCTGCCCGCCGCCACGATCGGCGGGACGATCCGCTACCACGCCACCGACGCTCCCGTACCGGATACCGGCGTTGCGCTGACCGGCCCCACGTCGACGACCGTCACGACCGATGCCGCCGGCGCCTACACGGCGAGCGCCGTTACCGGCGACACGTGGACGCTAACGCCTGAAAAGACCGGTGGCGCCGTGGACGCCGTATCCGCACTCGATGCCGTGTACGTCCTGCAAGCCGCCGTCGGGCTGCGGGTCTTCGATGCCATGCAGACCCTTGCCTGCGACGTTAGCGGCAACGGGGCGTTGAGCTCCTACGATGCTGCGCTGATCCTTCAGTACGTGGTAGGTCTCCTGCCGCGCCTGCCGGTGGCCGAACGATGCGCGTCGGACTGGGCTTTCGTTCCCAATCCAGCGCCCGCGCCCAATCAGCGCACGATATCCCCGGTCAACACCACCACCACCTGTCAGCGCGGCGCGATCGCTTACGAGCCGCTCGCCGGCAGTGTCGCGGCGCAGGACTTCCGCGCGGTGCTGTACGGCGACTGTACGGGCAATTGGCAGCCGCCCGCGGCCACACCGACCGCCACGGCCACGGCCAGTCCGTCGCCTACCGTCACGCGGACCGCCACACCGACGGCATCCGGCACCGACACTCCCACCGCAACCCCGACCTTCGTCGGTACGCCCGGGGCGTCCGTGGTGACCGAGCGTTGGGGAGCGCACTCCTCGGCGACGCACATCGGAACGGCGATGGACATGTCGCTCAACGAGCTGCAGCCGACATGGTCGGCTAACAACGGCTCGACGATCATCGTCGGCGAACCCACCGGCGGACGCCACTGGGGGCTCGTCCGCTTCGACCTCGGTGCGCTGGGGTCCACCACGGTCGTGCGCAGCGCTCGGCTGCGACTGGCGCTGTTCGCCCACAGTGAGCCGCGCGATCTGTGGCTGCCGGCTTATCCGGTCGTCGATCCGGACGGTCGCGGCCTGTGGTCGGAATCGGCGGCGACCTTTGCGCAGCGGCGGCCCGGCGTGCCGTGGTCGGCGCAGGGAAACCTCGCTACCAGCGTCGGGGCCGAGGTCGGAAGAGCGTACGTCGGCAACCTGCCGCAGTGGAACACGACCTGGGTCGAGTGGGACGTTACCGACGCGGTCCGCCAGTGGGTCATCAACCCGGCCGCCAACCAGGGGCTTGCGTTGCCGGCTCCCTCGGGAGCGCTCTTCGAGTCGGCGTCGCGCGAGAACGGCGACGCATCGACTCGTCCGTACCTGGAAATCGCCTACGAGGGGCCCAACCCGAATCGGCCGGCGCAGGTCACCGGCGCCGGCGCCACCCACCGCAGCGGTCAGACGTTCGTCACCTGGAACGAGCAGTCGGCCGGCGGGGCCGAGGTACGCTACCGCGTTTACCGGAGCACCCAGCCCATCGATGCCGCCACGATCGATCAGGCCACTCTGCTCGCCGAGGTCGAGCCGGACTCCGGGGCCTATGTGCACGAGACTTCCGGCTGCAGCAACGGCTCCGGCTGCTCGCCGATCGGCCAGCAGCGGTTCGTCATCGCCGACGACGGCAGTCCACTCCCGGTCGGGGTGGGCCTCTTCGTACATACCGTGCACGACGGCGGTCCCGGCTACTACGCGGTGACGCGCGTCGTCGACGGCAACGAGAACCGCGACGATTTCGGCGCCAACCGCGTCGATGCACTGCCCGAGGGCGAGGCGACGCCGCGTCCCGTGCGCGTGTGGACCAATGCCACCGGTACCGGCTGGGTATTCACCCAGTTCATGGACCACGCGGTCTGGAACGCCCAGGTGGAAGGATACGCCTACAATTTCTACGTCGGCGTACCGGCGGGTTACAGTGCGGCGGGGCCGGCCTGGCCGCTGATGATGCAGTTGCACGCCTACACCGGCACGTACCGGTTGCCGGCCAGTCCCGGGACAGGCGGAACCGACTATGGCTGGCCGATCGTGCAGGTGTTTCCCGACGATCGCACCAACACGTGGTGGTTCGGATTCGGTGCCAATGCGGCGCACGTGGACCGCCGCCTCGCCGATGCCCCGGTGGTCGACTATACGCACCGGCGGCTCGACGCGATCCTCGACTTCGTCGCCGGCAACTGGAACGTCGACGCGAACCGCCAGTACCTGTTCGGCGGCTCGATGGGCGGCAGCGGGACAGTGAACTACGGCCTGCGGCGCGGCGATCGGTTCGCGGCGATTTACGCCGAGAGTGCGATGACCGACTTCGCGCAGGCAGGGGCAGCCGGCGGCACGGCGTGGGAGACAGGCGGGATAACCGCGCTATGGGGAACGCGGGCCCAGGCGCTGCCGACGACGCACGGAATGAGCGTGTGGGACTGGTACGACCTGCAGAGTTGGGTGAGCGCGAACCCGGCCGCGGCTCTGCCGTTCCTGGCGGATCATCACGGTCGCAACGACGACGTGATCGACTGGGAAACGCAGGGAGCGCCGTGGTACCCGGCGTTGGAAGCCGGCCGGCACGGCATGGTTGGCGTGTTCGACGCCTCCGGTCACTCGTGGCCGGGCTTCGTTGCCGACAGCACGGTCTTTCAGCTTACCGACTTCGCGTTTCGCCGCGACGAGAGCTTTCCGGCATTCAGTCGCGCGGCGAATTCCGACGATCCCGCCGTGACGACAGGTTGTCGCAACTGCCGACTCGAGTGGTCGTCGTCGTGGTTGGACTT